In Candidatus Binatia bacterium, one DNA window encodes the following:
- a CDS encoding ZIP family metal transporter translates to MAEVALLEFLTGQRLPDFLIGHVTVGGEVGIEVFMAAPILAILAGLVALAGGLAALRLDAWRAWIVAFCAGTLISAAILLVLPDAVDILRSTDVAGEGHMAYLAVVAGFFAFFLIENAEPGAEGPASHHSHGHQTGLWGAAGIALHGFIDGVAIGQAFYLGAAVGWTISIAILVHKLTDGVTVAGVMRGTEQSVGATRLMIALTALAPPLGWVLQSMIVIPPLWLGLALAWFAGVFLYLGTTSLLPAAYAARESRSIPLAALVGMLLVSGISLALH, encoded by the coding sequence ATGGCCGAAGTTGCCCTGCTCGAGTTCCTGACCGGGCAGCGGCTCCCGGACTTTTTGATCGGTCATGTGACAGTTGGCGGCGAGGTGGGTATTGAGGTCTTCATGGCAGCACCCATTCTTGCAATTCTGGCCGGGTTGGTCGCCCTCGCGGGTGGACTGGCCGCGCTTCGGCTGGATGCCTGGCGAGCGTGGATCGTCGCCTTTTGTGCAGGGACCTTGATCAGTGCCGCTATCCTGCTCGTGCTGCCCGACGCCGTCGATATCCTCAGATCCACAGATGTCGCAGGGGAGGGGCATATGGCGTATTTAGCCGTTGTTGCAGGGTTTTTTGCATTTTTCCTGATCGAGAATGCCGAGCCGGGTGCTGAGGGCCCGGCTTCTCACCATTCCCACGGGCACCAGACGGGGCTTTGGGGCGCCGCGGGGATTGCCCTCCACGGATTCATCGATGGCGTGGCGATCGGTCAGGCGTTTTATCTCGGGGCTGCTGTGGGTTGGACAATTTCGATCGCCATTCTTGTTCACAAGTTGACGGATGGAGTGACCGTTGCCGGGGTTATGCGTGGCACCGAGCAGAGTGTCGGTGCCACTCGACTCATGATTGCTCTGACCGCTTTGGCGCCGCCTCTGGGTTGGGTGCTGCAGAGTATGATTGTGATTCCGCCTTTATGGCTGGGCTTGGCTTTGGCTTGGTTTGCCGGCGTCTTTCTCTATCTGGGGACGACCAGCCTTTTGCCGGCTGCCTATGCGGCGCGAGAGTCACGGAGTATTCCCCTCGCTGCTCTGGTTGGAATGTTGTTGGTTTCGGGAATTTCTCTCGCTTTGCACTAG
- a CDS encoding MoaD/ThiS family protein yields the protein MATLFLTAPMRRHAGGAERLEVIGPTVREALEQAEKRYPGITADLFEGNDLRAGFTIAINDTIVDHPLASLLEPTSEIYIVPAMGGG from the coding sequence ATGGCCACGCTTTTCCTGACGGCCCCGATGCGCCGTCACGCCGGAGGCGCGGAACGGCTCGAGGTCATCGGACCGACCGTGCGCGAGGCTCTGGAGCAAGCCGAGAAACGCTACCCGGGCATCACCGCAGACCTCTTCGAGGGGAATGACCTGAGGGCCGGATTCACGATCGCCATCAACGATACGATCGTCGACCATCCGCTCGCGAGTCTGCTCGAGCCGACCAGCGAAATCTATATCGTCCCCGCCATGGGCGGAGGCTAG
- a CDS encoding xanthine dehydrogenase family protein molybdopterin-binding subunit, whose protein sequence is MKTSEREFKVIGTRPVRHDGIDKVTGRALYGADHSLPGMLHGRVLRSPHAHARILSIDTSRAQAMPGVHAVITGDDLPSVPDRTEALGEGTTNANDLSNNLLAKGKVLYDGHALAAVAATSAHLAEEALDKIEVQYEVLPPVMDVRAAVAKGAPLLHEKLHTAGVPESKPSNIAKVIEFARGDLDEGFAAASVIVEREFTTAMVHQGYIEPHNALAKVDADGQITLWCSTQGSFDIRSLCAKVLQIPLSRLKVIPAEIGGGFGGKTTVYLEPLAIRMSQISGRPVHMVMSRNEVLRATGPTSGSVIRLKMGANAHGKIVAADALLDYEAGAFPGSPVLMGAVVIFAPYALENFRIVGRDIVVNRPRTAAYRAPGGTNAAFASETLLDELAEKLAIDPIEIRRRNATCEGVQAPWGPRMQKVGYEELLDAAQSHPHYSAELPPPNGPLVYGRGFAGGGWGNAGLQSSAILSVNNDGTATLVTGSPDIGGSRTSCAMIAAEELGLEAADVRPSVADTDTIGYTDVTGGSRVTMATGLAVFEAAQDAKRQLRERAARMWECPEEGIVFEDGDAIRPNGERLSLAAIAGKAGRTGGPLVGRATVNANRANGPSFAGFLVDVEVDTETGKVGILRGTVFQDAGRAIHPAYVEGQMQGGSVQGIGWGLGEEYIYSKEGQLENASLLDYRIPTALDVPLIEAVIIECPNPAHPLGIRGVGEASIVPPPAAIANAVAAATGKRLPVLPLSPPRVHAALQTGD, encoded by the coding sequence ATGAAAACCTCAGAACGAGAATTCAAGGTTATCGGCACCCGTCCGGTCCGCCATGACGGCATCGACAAGGTCACCGGACGGGCGCTCTATGGGGCCGACCACTCGCTCCCCGGAATGCTGCACGGCCGGGTCCTGCGAAGCCCCCATGCCCATGCCCGGATCCTGTCGATCGATACCAGTCGGGCCCAAGCCATGCCCGGCGTCCACGCGGTGATCACGGGGGACGATCTGCCGTCCGTACCCGACCGTACCGAGGCCCTTGGCGAGGGCACCACCAACGCAAACGACCTCTCCAACAATCTGCTCGCCAAGGGCAAAGTCCTTTACGATGGCCATGCCCTTGCCGCGGTCGCCGCCACCTCGGCTCACCTGGCCGAAGAGGCTCTCGACAAGATCGAAGTACAGTATGAAGTTCTGCCCCCCGTGATGGACGTCAGAGCGGCTGTGGCCAAGGGAGCCCCCCTGCTGCATGAGAAGCTTCATACCGCCGGAGTGCCGGAGAGCAAGCCCTCCAATATCGCCAAGGTGATCGAATTTGCCCGCGGCGATCTGGACGAGGGATTTGCAGCCGCCTCGGTGATTGTCGAGCGTGAGTTCACCACAGCCATGGTTCACCAAGGATATATCGAACCACATAATGCACTGGCCAAAGTCGATGCCGACGGCCAAATCACACTTTGGTGCAGCACGCAGGGCTCCTTCGATATCCGGAGCCTCTGCGCCAAGGTCTTGCAGATCCCGCTCTCTCGACTGAAGGTGATTCCCGCCGAGATCGGTGGCGGTTTCGGTGGCAAAACGACCGTATACCTCGAACCGCTGGCAATTCGCATGTCCCAGATTTCGGGACGCCCGGTACATATGGTCATGTCCCGCAACGAAGTTCTGCGAGCGACCGGCCCGACATCGGGCTCTGTCATTCGACTCAAGATGGGTGCGAACGCCCACGGCAAGATCGTCGCCGCAGACGCCCTTCTCGACTACGAGGCCGGTGCCTTCCCCGGCTCGCCTGTCCTGATGGGGGCCGTTGTCATCTTTGCTCCCTATGCACTCGAAAACTTCCGGATCGTCGGTCGCGACATCGTCGTGAACCGCCCGCGAACAGCGGCCTATCGTGCACCCGGCGGCACGAATGCCGCCTTTGCCTCGGAAACATTGCTCGACGAATTGGCCGAAAAACTGGCCATCGATCCCATCGAGATCCGCCGGCGGAATGCCACCTGTGAAGGCGTTCAGGCACCCTGGGGACCGCGCATGCAGAAGGTTGGGTACGAGGAGCTTCTCGACGCCGCTCAAAGCCACCCCCACTATTCCGCCGAGCTACCGCCACCCAACGGACCCTTGGTTTATGGCCGCGGGTTTGCTGGCGGGGGATGGGGTAATGCAGGATTGCAGTCGAGTGCAATTCTCAGCGTGAACAACGATGGCACCGCGACTCTGGTCACCGGATCACCCGATATCGGTGGCTCGCGGACGTCGTGCGCCATGATCGCGGCCGAAGAACTCGGTCTCGAGGCAGCCGACGTGCGCCCCAGCGTCGCTGACACCGACACCATTGGCTACACGGACGTTACCGGGGGAAGTCGGGTGACCATGGCCACCGGCCTCGCGGTTTTCGAAGCCGCACAGGATGCCAAACGCCAATTGCGGGAGCGTGCGGCCCGCATGTGGGAATGCCCCGAGGAAGGCATCGTCTTCGAGGACGGGGATGCCATCCGCCCTAACGGCGAACGTCTTTCCCTGGCGGCGATCGCCGGCAAGGCCGGACGGACGGGCGGCCCGCTGGTCGGCCGAGCCACCGTCAACGCCAACCGCGCCAACGGCCCTTCCTTTGCCGGGTTCCTTGTCGACGTCGAAGTGGATACGGAGACCGGAAAAGTCGGCATCTTGCGCGGAACCGTTTTTCAGGACGCCGGTCGAGCGATTCATCCCGCCTACGTGGAGGGCCAAATGCAGGGGGGCAGCGTCCAGGGGATCGGCTGGGGACTCGGTGAAGAATATATTTACAGCAAGGAGGGCCAGCTGGAGAATGCCAGCCTGCTCGACTACCGAATCCCGACGGCTCTTGACGTGCCGCTGATCGAAGCGGTGATTATCGAATGCCCCAATCCGGCCCACCCACTCGGGATTCGTGGCGTCGGTGAAGCATCCATCGTCCCTCCGCCTGCCGCTATCGCGAATGCGGTTGCGGCAGCGACCGGCAAACGCCTGCCCGTCCTGCCGCTATCGCCACCGCGCGTGCATGCCGCTCTCCAGACGGGGGACTAA
- a CDS encoding (2Fe-2S)-binding protein, whose protein sequence is MATKNHISTTINGESKEFLCEPRQTLLEVLRDELDLKGVKEGCGTGDCGSCSVMFDKRLACSCLILAVEAEGRTVETVEGMASGETLHPLQRQFLEHAALQCGICTPGFLIAGKALLEKNPDPDEAEIRLALAGNLCRCTGYDKIVRAVQDAAREMRNS, encoded by the coding sequence ATGGCCACCAAGAATCACATCAGCACGACGATTAACGGGGAGAGCAAGGAGTTCCTCTGCGAACCACGCCAAACGCTCCTCGAAGTGCTCCGCGACGAATTGGACCTGAAGGGTGTGAAGGAAGGCTGTGGCACCGGTGACTGCGGTTCTTGCAGCGTCATGTTCGACAAAAGACTTGCCTGCTCTTGCCTGATTCTCGCTGTAGAAGCCGAGGGGCGCACCGTCGAAACGGTCGAGGGAATGGCTTCCGGGGAAACACTGCATCCCTTGCAGCGCCAATTTCTTGAACATGCCGCTCTCCAATGCGGCATCTGCACTCCCGGGTTCCTGATCGCCGGGAAGGCGCTTCTGGAAAAAAACCCGGACCCCGACGAGGCTGAGATTCGCCTGGCTCTGGCCGGCAACCTCTGTCGCTGCACCGGCTATGACAAGATCGTTCGAGCGGTCCAGGATGCCGCCAGAGAGATGCGCAACTCATGA
- a CDS encoding xanthine dehydrogenase family protein subunit M — MPTCLQRPESVCTPDPGTLMGQPRIKGGYTLQDIQYSAPQSVEEAVSLLAAAGSQGRVLAGGTDLLVQLKNGARGIRHIIDIKRVAGMETLQHTADGGMRIGAAVSCARIGEDPVVQSNYPGLREAAMLIGSDQIQNRATLAGNLCNSSPAADTVPALAALNTSCEIQGPEGSRIMALVDFARGPGQNQLGEGEILIALVVPGRTGHFADAYQRFIPRNEMDIAVVGVGVALALNSAGECTQARLALGAVGPRVIEATEAATHLLGSTLDEETLEQAAEMARAIAQPISDKRGPAEYRRSLVGTLTRRVVRTAAERARNHEGS; from the coding sequence ATGCCCACCTGCCTGCAGCGACCCGAATCTGTTTGCACGCCGGACCCCGGTACGCTTATGGGTCAACCACGCATCAAGGGGGGCTACACTTTGCAGGATATCCAATACTCAGCACCACAATCAGTCGAGGAAGCCGTTTCGCTCCTCGCGGCCGCCGGCAGCCAGGGGCGCGTGCTCGCAGGCGGAACCGACCTGCTCGTGCAACTTAAAAATGGTGCTCGGGGTATTCGTCATATCATCGACATCAAGCGCGTTGCCGGAATGGAAACTCTGCAACATACCGCCGATGGTGGGATGCGGATCGGCGCGGCAGTGTCTTGCGCCAGAATCGGCGAGGATCCGGTCGTCCAGTCGAACTACCCGGGGCTCCGCGAGGCCGCCATGCTGATTGGATCAGACCAGATTCAGAATCGCGCGACTCTGGCCGGCAATTTGTGCAATTCGTCTCCGGCCGCTGATACCGTGCCCGCCCTCGCCGCACTGAACACCAGCTGCGAGATTCAGGGTCCTGAGGGCTCGCGCATCATGGCCCTGGTGGACTTCGCCCGGGGGCCTGGCCAAAACCAGCTTGGCGAAGGTGAAATCCTGATCGCGCTGGTGGTTCCGGGACGCACCGGGCACTTTGCCGACGCCTATCAGCGGTTCATCCCACGCAACGAGATGGATATTGCCGTGGTTGGTGTGGGGGTCGCATTGGCGTTGAATTCCGCCGGCGAGTGCACCCAGGCGCGACTCGCACTCGGTGCCGTGGGGCCTCGGGTCATCGAAGCAACCGAAGCCGCCACCCATCTACTTGGCTCGACTCTCGACGAAGAGACTCTCGAGCAAGCCGCCGAGATGGCGCGCGCTATCGCACAACCCATTTCCGACAAACGGGGACCCGCCGAATATCGGCGATCGCTCGTCGGCACTCTGACACGGCGTGTTGTGCGGACAGCCGCCGAACGGGCCCGAAACCATGAGGGGTCCTGA
- a CDS encoding XdhC family protein → MDTFSEIVGALVGRIEGAGQLALATVVRTRGSTPRKKGARLLIDPLGGSWGTVGGGCGEAEVFARAQRVLATGLPELVEVNLLEDQGWESDSICGGILDIWIERFTPDASTAFLSAAQTTVARGAPGVAAALLSGEATESVSQRAVCPLLGNGAGPMEVDDRASELACPLGDTALQSELVAALGDAQLPAGNSGELLVGAAGSQFWVESLSPRPELVVVGAGHVGAALAQMASLAGFSVVVLEDRSTFAHPERLPGVDRIVIGDPEVHLRTLPPHMARHIVLVTRGHRMDARCLAVAAEMPSRYLGMIGSRRRVRRIVAELEAAGVSAEALASLHAPIGLSIGAETPGEIAVAILAQIIGQRLSR, encoded by the coding sequence TTGGACACCTTTTCCGAAATTGTCGGGGCCCTGGTGGGCCGGATCGAGGGGGCGGGGCAACTCGCTCTCGCAACGGTCGTGCGGACGCGGGGGTCGACCCCACGGAAAAAGGGCGCCCGTCTTCTGATTGACCCCTTGGGTGGCTCCTGGGGCACCGTCGGCGGCGGTTGCGGAGAGGCCGAGGTCTTCGCGCGCGCCCAGCGCGTGCTCGCAACCGGGCTGCCCGAACTGGTCGAGGTCAACCTTCTCGAAGATCAAGGCTGGGAGAGTGATTCGATCTGCGGAGGCATTCTCGATATCTGGATCGAGCGATTTACCCCCGACGCCTCGACCGCTTTCTTGTCGGCTGCGCAAACCACCGTCGCGCGCGGTGCGCCGGGTGTTGCCGCGGCATTGCTCTCGGGCGAGGCGACCGAGAGCGTGAGTCAAAGGGCTGTGTGCCCGCTGCTGGGCAATGGCGCGGGCCCGATGGAGGTGGACGACCGCGCCTCGGAACTTGCCTGTCCGCTGGGGGATACCGCCTTGCAGTCGGAGCTTGTCGCCGCATTGGGCGACGCCCAGCTGCCCGCGGGGAATTCAGGCGAACTGCTGGTGGGCGCGGCCGGAAGCCAGTTTTGGGTCGAGAGCCTGTCGCCGCGCCCGGAATTGGTGGTGGTCGGTGCCGGGCATGTAGGCGCCGCTCTGGCGCAGATGGCGAGTCTGGCGGGCTTCTCCGTGGTGGTCCTCGAGGACCGCTCGACGTTTGCCCACCCTGAGCGCCTGCCGGGTGTTGATCGGATCGTAATCGGCGACCCCGAGGTGCACCTGCGGACGCTTCCACCGCACATGGCTCGGCATATTGTGCTGGTCACACGAGGCCATCGGATGGACGCTCGCTGCCTCGCGGTGGCCGCCGAGATGCCCTCGCGTTATCTCGGCATGATCGGAAGCCGGCGTCGCGTGCGTCGGATCGTGGCAGAGCTCGAGGCGGCCGGAGTCTCGGCGGAAGCGCTCGCTTCATTGCATGCACCCATCGGGCTTTCGATCGGGGCAGAGACACCGGGCGAGATCGCGGTCGCCATTCTGGCGCAGATCATCGGTCAGCGTCTCTCGCGTTGA
- a CDS encoding nucleotidyltransferase family protein — translation MSEPEPRDRPARPAIAGLILAAGASTRLGEPKAAAVAHGKTFAAHVAHALQAGGVGSILAAIGAHEKTTRAAFEEITGVVCLRVLHPEEGAIASVRQGLEDLSRSAQLRGVIVAPVDHPAIRASTIVALCRAASSSSRPILVPSYAAKRGHPTYFAREIWSELAAPDLRQGARSVVRRDPDRVLEVAVSDPGVLLNIDTPESLARWRKTPIAIAERSP, via the coding sequence ATGTCCGAGCCTGAGCCCCGCGACCGCCCGGCCCGACCGGCGATCGCGGGGCTGATCCTCGCCGCGGGAGCCTCAACACGTCTCGGAGAGCCGAAAGCAGCCGCGGTCGCTCACGGCAAAACCTTTGCCGCCCATGTCGCCCACGCCCTGCAAGCCGGTGGCGTCGGCTCAATTCTGGCGGCGATCGGCGCCCACGAAAAGACCACGAGGGCTGCGTTCGAGGAGATTACCGGCGTAGTCTGCTTGCGCGTCCTCCACCCCGAGGAAGGGGCGATTGCCTCCGTGCGACAAGGGCTTGAGGATCTTTCTCGGTCGGCCCAGCTGCGTGGCGTGATCGTGGCGCCGGTCGACCACCCGGCGATCCGCGCCTCGACAATCGTCGCGCTTTGTCGGGCCGCCAGCTCATCAAGCCGCCCAATCCTCGTACCCAGCTATGCCGCAAAACGCGGGCACCCGACCTACTTCGCTCGCGAAATTTGGTCGGAACTCGCGGCACCCGATCTGAGGCAGGGCGCTCGCTCGGTGGTGCGCCGGGACCCGGATCGGGTTCTCGAGGTCGCGGTTTCCGACCCCGGTGTGCTCCTGAATATCGATACCCCGGAGAGTCTGGCCCGATGGCGAAAAACGCCGATCGCGATCGCGGAGCGCTCTCCCTAA
- a CDS encoding glycosyltransferase: MRPDRARISIIIPTRNRVSHLSDLLHSMDSLDPPDCAWEIIVADNGSTDGTSRLLSDWRRSGKSRTVVRVDKRGKSRAVNAAMATSSGGILCFLDDDVLVEPRWLAAISDHFEEHPESVAAQGTIAWPEEFETDDGLRQSIEGRGTIVRHVLPPGSKRSELIGFNMALKRHTMGVIGGFDERLGPGAAGLNDERKLADRIRHLGGEIDYIADARVVHRVEDAHLTEDFFREHYRAQGRSRFTYKPNGLFSSILPNLLKAVTLYSLWTATGNIRNRYRALGRLYHYREMLAIHWRRR, encoded by the coding sequence GTGAGGCCCGACCGTGCACGCATCTCGATCATCATTCCGACGCGGAACCGGGTCTCGCATTTGTCCGACCTTTTACACAGCATGGACAGTCTCGACCCACCCGACTGCGCGTGGGAAATCATTGTGGCGGATAATGGTTCGACCGATGGTACCTCCCGCCTGCTCTCCGATTGGCGACGCTCGGGGAAATCTCGCACCGTCGTACGAGTCGACAAACGAGGGAAATCTCGGGCGGTCAACGCCGCGATGGCAACCTCGAGCGGCGGGATTCTGTGCTTTCTCGACGATGACGTCCTGGTCGAGCCGCGGTGGCTGGCCGCAATCTCGGACCATTTCGAGGAACATCCCGAGTCTGTCGCCGCGCAGGGAACCATCGCCTGGCCCGAGGAGTTCGAGACCGACGACGGCCTCCGGCAATCGATTGAAGGCCGGGGGACGATCGTCCGACACGTGCTCCCCCCGGGAAGCAAGCGCAGCGAATTGATCGGCTTCAACATGGCCCTGAAGCGCCATACGATGGGCGTGATCGGCGGCTTCGATGAGCGCCTGGGCCCCGGAGCGGCCGGCTTGAACGACGAACGTAAATTGGCGGATCGCATCCGCCACCTCGGCGGGGAAATCGACTATATCGCCGACGCGCGCGTGGTCCACCGCGTGGAGGATGCCCACCTGACCGAAGATTTTTTCCGCGAGCATTACCGGGCTCAGGGGCGCAGCCGCTTCACGTACAAACCGAACGGATTATTCTCCAGCATCCTGCCCAACCTGCTCAAGGCCGTCACCCTCTACAGCCTGTGGACCGCAACCGGAAACATCCGCAATCGCTACCGAGCGCTCGGTCGGCTTTACCATTATCGAGAAATGCTCGCGATTCACTGGCGACGGCGCTGA
- the ggt gene encoding gamma-glutamyltransferase codes for MTFRFLIALTFLLAASAAKAAPGVVATENPQAAEAGAKILADGGSAVDAAIATALAVCTVHPSSCGIGGGGFLVIWSAPDRIASALDFRERAPGASTPELYEENGVYQPARSRRGGLAIGVPGEIRGFWMAHQRFGNLPWARLFEPSIRLASEGFRVSPHLAKRIQAVRESIAQDPALRQVFLDADGKAPEADDLITRPDLAATFRRIAAEGPAAFYEGTIAEAIVAAARAQGGVLQMADLRDYEALWRRPLTTNYRGAQILTMPPPSSGGIALISALDTLEAYDVAGLGSSTPTRWHLFAEILKHAFAYRAQSAGDPGWDAAVWPPRGAELRNRLRSYEVLPSESYPPVAPPPSDSGTAHVSVLAGNGSGAALTTTVNTTFGSLVGVPGTGIILNNEIDDFTFDAPNLFGLAPGPTNRIAPGKRPASSMTPTLAVRRNKAIIAVGASGGPLIISATLEVLSNVLDFDMSPEMAVGAPRVHHQWMPDYLLVEREMPEVDRAALQMLGHQIREVRGVAAASLAVREPGGSFAGAGDRRKGGSAKLSETEATP; via the coding sequence GTGACTTTCCGGTTCCTTATCGCCCTGACCTTTCTACTTGCAGCTTCGGCAGCGAAGGCTGCTCCCGGCGTTGTCGCCACGGAAAACCCTCAGGCAGCGGAAGCCGGAGCCAAAATCCTCGCCGACGGTGGCAGTGCCGTCGATGCAGCCATCGCGACCGCTCTGGCCGTCTGTACCGTCCATCCCTCGTCTTGCGGTATCGGCGGCGGCGGTTTTCTGGTCATCTGGAGCGCCCCGGACCGGATCGCGTCGGCGCTCGACTTCCGCGAAAGAGCCCCCGGTGCGTCCACGCCCGAACTCTACGAGGAAAACGGAGTCTACCAACCCGCTCGCAGCCGACGCGGCGGACTGGCAATTGGCGTCCCCGGCGAGATCCGCGGTTTCTGGATGGCCCATCAGCGATTCGGGAATTTGCCCTGGGCCAGGCTCTTCGAGCCGTCCATTCGGCTTGCCAGCGAAGGCTTCCGCGTATCCCCTCATCTCGCGAAGAGAATTCAGGCGGTGCGGGAATCCATCGCGCAGGACCCGGCGCTCCGCCAGGTATTTCTCGATGCTGACGGAAAGGCGCCCGAGGCGGACGACCTCATCACCCGCCCGGATCTCGCGGCTACCTTTCGTCGGATCGCCGCCGAAGGACCGGCCGCCTTTTACGAAGGGACGATCGCCGAGGCCATCGTGGCCGCCGCCCGGGCCCAAGGTGGAGTTTTACAGATGGCGGATCTGCGCGACTACGAGGCTCTGTGGCGGAGACCACTGACCACGAATTACCGCGGTGCGCAGATTCTGACAATGCCGCCTCCGAGCAGCGGCGGGATCGCCCTGATCAGCGCGCTGGATACGCTGGAAGCTTACGATGTCGCAGGACTGGGGTCGAGTACACCCACGCGGTGGCATCTTTTCGCCGAGATTCTCAAGCATGCCTTTGCCTACCGAGCCCAGTCGGCAGGTGACCCCGGTTGGGATGCCGCGGTTTGGCCGCCGCGAGGTGCCGAACTCCGGAATCGCCTGCGCAGCTACGAAGTCCTGCCGAGCGAGAGCTACCCGCCTGTCGCGCCACCCCCATCGGACAGCGGAACGGCACACGTTTCCGTGCTCGCGGGCAACGGATCGGGTGCAGCGCTCACCACCACCGTCAACACGACCTTTGGCAGCCTCGTCGGTGTCCCGGGCACGGGCATCATCCTGAATAACGAAATCGACGATTTCACCTTCGATGCGCCCAATCTCTTCGGGCTGGCCCCGGGGCCCACCAACCGCATCGCACCCGGCAAAAGACCGGCCAGCAGCATGACCCCGACCCTTGCCGTGCGCCGGAACAAGGCGATCATCGCGGTCGGCGCCTCTGGTGGTCCACTGATCATCAGCGCGACGCTGGAGGTGCTCTCCAATGTGCTCGACTTCGACATGTCCCCTGAAATGGCCGTAGGCGCGCCTCGCGTTCACCACCAATGGATGCCGGACTATTTGCTGGTCGAGAGGGAAATGCCCGAAGTCGACCGCGCCGCGCTGCAGATGCTCGGCCACCAGATTCGCGAAGTTCGCGGCGTTGCCGCCGCGTCTCTGGCGGTCCGAGAACCCGGAGGTTCGTTTGCCGGAGCCGGCGACCGCCGCAAGGGTGGAAGCGCGAAGCTCAGCGAAACCGAGGCCACACCGTGA
- a CDS encoding GNAT family N-acetyltransferase yields the protein MVLAGEKDFYLAEFRQRTLVLAIERTALQRVAARRRFAAVTRELVENRTRVVVVLGGDAGDPADARSWLQLPEKARARRSPLGGRGPRQDAVGWDSAAEEPGLSRVWQVLRGRDLCLVVTPGQARGVAGLVARGLRALKLVLLDEQGGLREAPSASPLSYLDGSRLEVLLKAGEAEFQGLGARRGDLEVIGQMLDAGVGSVNLCKPGDLAQELFSYQGAGTFFSRDDHLAIGRLSIDDFSEVERLLARGQAEGLLKPRTATEAGELLLDGYGAWIGEHHLAGVGALRRGLYAPEQAAEIAGLYAITRFKGEGIGKKLVRRMIQDARDDQLQFVFSVTSAERAASFFCKEGFLEVAPESLPAAKWHGYPPERRQRIRAFRMALSG from the coding sequence GTGGTTTTGGCCGGAGAAAAGGATTTTTACCTCGCGGAGTTCCGTCAGCGAACGCTGGTGCTCGCCATCGAGCGCACCGCTCTGCAGAGAGTCGCGGCGCGGCGACGGTTTGCTGCGGTGACCCGGGAGTTGGTGGAAAACCGGACCCGGGTGGTCGTGGTGCTGGGTGGAGATGCCGGCGATCCGGCCGATGCACGTTCCTGGTTGCAGTTGCCCGAGAAGGCTCGGGCCCGACGATCTCCGCTCGGCGGCCGTGGCCCACGGCAGGATGCGGTCGGTTGGGACTCGGCAGCCGAAGAGCCCGGGTTGTCGCGCGTCTGGCAGGTGCTGCGCGGCCGTGATCTATGCCTCGTCGTGACGCCGGGGCAGGCACGAGGGGTCGCGGGACTCGTTGCCCGCGGGCTCCGGGCGCTGAAGTTGGTCCTCCTGGACGAGCAGGGGGGCCTTCGGGAGGCTCCGTCGGCGTCGCCTCTCTCCTACCTTGACGGCTCGCGGCTCGAGGTCTTGCTGAAAGCGGGAGAGGCCGAGTTTCAGGGTCTTGGAGCGCGCCGTGGGGATCTGGAAGTCATTGGACAGATGCTCGACGCGGGCGTGGGCTCGGTCAACCTCTGCAAACCGGGTGATTTGGCGCAGGAGCTGTTCAGTTATCAGGGTGCTGGCACCTTTTTCTCGAGAGACGACCATTTGGCGATTGGTCGTTTATCGATCGATGACTTCTCGGAGGTCGAGCGCTTGCTCGCCCGCGGTCAGGCGGAGGGGTTGTTGAAACCGCGCACGGCAACCGAAGCTGGAGAGCTCCTGCTCGATGGCTACGGCGCCTGGATTGGCGAACACCATTTGGCCGGGGTCGGTGCCTTGCGTCGAGGACTTTATGCGCCGGAGCAGGCGGCCGAGATCGCGGGTCTTTATGCGATCACGCGATTCAAGGGTGAGGGAATTGGCAAGAAACTCGTCCGTCGGATGATTCAGGACGCTCGGGATGATCAATTGCAGTTTGTCTTCAGCGTGACGTCGGCCGAGCGTGCCGCCAGTTTTTTTTGCAAGGAAGGTTTTCTCGAGGTCGCGCCCGAGTCACTTCCAGCGGCAAAATGGCATGGTTATCCGCCTGAGCGCCGGCAGCGGATTCGCGCATTTCGGATGGCTCTGTCGGGCTAG
- a CDS encoding SCP2 sterol-binding domain-containing protein, translating into MPNVTELMAELPGRFDPEMAPGLNAVIQFELSPEDEGGPYIVTIRDNSCVIEPGLHQSPSMTLKMTARDYVDLATGKISHQLAFMTGRLRVNGDLSLATRLRDLLGLG; encoded by the coding sequence ATGCCCAACGTCACAGAATTGATGGCTGAACTACCCGGCCGCTTCGATCCCGAGATGGCCCCGGGCCTCAACGCCGTGATTCAATTCGAATTGTCTCCCGAGGATGAGGGAGGCCCCTATATCGTCACGATCCGCGACAACTCCTGCGTGATTGAGCCCGGCCTGCATCAGTCCCCCAGCATGACCCTGAAAATGACCGCACGCGATTATGTGGATCTCGCGACCGGGAAAATAAGCCACCAGCTCGCGTTCATGACCGGTCGCCTGCGGGTCAACGGGGATCTCTCCCTCGCAACGCGGCTCCGCGACCTGCTCGGGCTCGGCTAG